In the genome of Fluviispira vulneris, one region contains:
- a CDS encoding RCC1 domain-containing protein, with product MKSMILKIITLIIIFEVLYSCSKGGGGTNDAIVSLNSFYSLDDLSTAATNAGKIPTYTTSGAENGLISMGDLSACVVMTSGAIKCWGYNQSFQLGNTNAGTNNQVTPVTVNILTEKAVAVSAALNHTCAFLSTGLKCWGSQNNGKLGNRINNNSNATQPQDVLNLNGNQIKMMVTGDEHVCVLFSASQQVSCWGLNNQGQMAQSDFTNPFINGVNIPLPESVKLIATSDHSVCAVTISGGLYCWGSSITTTSSPNPILIDTNVKNISSGEKDHFCYINSSDAIKCFGKNDKLQLGNSTSSSAFNKTPNLISGISNAKAIVAGAFHSCAITNDGASVYCWGDNSKGQLGSGSMTPTQSSAPVSVVGLPSAKVIDIAAADNNTCALLDNDDVYCWGSNNNSSSNVYGDNLGIKNPPSLSNTAIKILNRNEH from the coding sequence ATGAAATCGATGATTTTAAAAATAATTACTCTTATCATTATTTTTGAAGTTCTTTACTCTTGTTCAAAAGGAGGAGGGGGAACTAACGATGCGATTGTTTCTTTGAATAGCTTTTATTCTTTAGATGATCTGTCTACTGCTGCTACAAATGCGGGGAAAATTCCCACATATACAACATCAGGCGCTGAAAATGGACTGATCAGTATGGGGGATTTGTCTGCTTGTGTGGTTATGACATCTGGAGCAATTAAATGCTGGGGTTACAACCAATCCTTTCAGCTTGGTAATACAAATGCGGGCACAAACAATCAAGTGACGCCTGTTACTGTAAATATTTTAACTGAAAAAGCAGTTGCAGTGTCTGCGGCACTCAATCACACATGTGCTTTTTTATCAACTGGATTAAAATGCTGGGGTTCACAAAATAATGGGAAATTGGGAAATAGAATTAACAATAATTCCAACGCAACTCAGCCACAAGATGTTTTGAATTTAAATGGCAATCAAATAAAAATGATGGTCACTGGCGACGAACATGTCTGTGTTTTATTCTCAGCTTCACAACAAGTTTCTTGCTGGGGTTTAAATAATCAAGGACAAATGGCACAATCCGATTTTACAAATCCATTTATTAATGGCGTAAATATACCACTGCCTGAAAGCGTAAAATTAATAGCGACTTCAGACCATTCCGTTTGTGCAGTAACGATTTCAGGTGGTTTATATTGCTGGGGTTCAAGTATCACAACAACTTCTAGTCCAAACCCAATACTCATAGACACCAATGTAAAAAATATTTCAAGTGGTGAAAAAGATCATTTTTGTTATATAAATTCAAGTGATGCTATAAAATGTTTTGGAAAAAATGATAAATTACAACTTGGGAACAGCACTTCCTCTTCTGCATTTAATAAAACACCAAATCTTATTTCTGGAATATCCAACGCAAAAGCTATCGTTGCAGGTGCATTTCATTCATGTGCAATCACAAATGACGGAGCATCTGTTTATTGCTGGGGAGACAATTCAAAAGGCCAGCTTGGTAGTGGATCAATGACTCCAACTCAATCAAGCGCACCTGTTTCAGTGGTCGGTTTGCCCTCAGCAAAAGTTATAGACATTGCGGCAGCAGACAATAACACATGTGCATTGCTTGACAATGATGATGTTTACTGCTGGGGAAGTAACAACAATTCAAGTAGCAATGTTTATGGGGATAATTTAGGTATTAAAAATCCACCAAGTTTATCGAATACAGCAATAAAAATTCTTAACAGAAATGAACATTAA
- a CDS encoding RCC1 domain-containing protein — MLRRVIFIQFLLLLFFTFSCSKGGGNNSDPLMNLGSFYSLDDLSNLAKNSGKIPTYTTSGSENGLISMGDLTACVVMTSGQIKCWGYNQSFQLGNSSANTSNQAEPVYVNILTEKAVAVSAALNHTCAYLISGMKCWGSQNNGKLGNRINDSSYASKPQDILNINNNPIKMMVTGDEHVCVLLSGSQQVLCWGFNDRGQMAQPFSKNPVINGINIQLPESIKHIATSDHSMCAITISGNLYCWGSNITSNTNPNPVLIDSGVKNISSGEKDHFCYISANDFVNCFGRNDKLQLGKKPEHSDYKLQTNTVQNLNNVSAIVAGEHHSCAISDNNSSVYCWGDNSKGQLGNDDITIDQSNIPLKVIGLPKQKIIDIAASDKVTCVLLENDDVFCWGNNNAPVDNLGDFLGIKNPPSFSNKAIKILNRNDL, encoded by the coding sequence ATGCTTAGAAGAGTAATCTTCATACAATTTTTATTGCTCCTATTTTTCACTTTTTCATGCTCTAAAGGAGGTGGAAATAATTCTGACCCCTTAATGAATTTAGGTAGTTTCTATTCCCTTGATGACTTAAGTAATTTAGCAAAAAATTCTGGAAAAATTCCGACCTATACAACTTCAGGCTCAGAAAATGGACTAATAAGTATGGGAGATTTAACGGCCTGCGTCGTTATGACATCGGGACAAATAAAATGTTGGGGATACAATCAATCCTTTCAACTTGGTAATTCCAGTGCTAACACAAGCAATCAAGCCGAACCTGTTTACGTAAATATTTTAACAGAAAAAGCAGTAGCTGTATCAGCTGCTCTCAACCACACTTGTGCTTATTTAATATCAGGTATGAAATGTTGGGGTTCGCAGAACAATGGTAAATTAGGAAATAGAATCAATGATTCCTCTTATGCAAGTAAACCACAAGATATTTTAAATATAAATAATAATCCAATAAAGATGATGGTTACAGGTGATGAACATGTCTGCGTTTTATTATCAGGTTCACAACAAGTTTTATGTTGGGGATTCAATGATAGAGGACAAATGGCTCAACCTTTTTCAAAAAATCCTGTGATAAATGGAATAAATATTCAATTGCCTGAAAGTATAAAACATATAGCAACTTCAGATCACTCGATGTGCGCAATAACAATTTCAGGAAACTTATATTGCTGGGGCTCAAATATAACTTCAAACACAAATCCGAATCCAGTACTAATAGATTCTGGTGTAAAAAATATTTCGAGTGGAGAAAAAGATCATTTCTGCTATATAAGCGCAAATGATTTTGTCAATTGTTTTGGAAGAAATGATAAATTACAACTTGGGAAAAAACCTGAGCACTCAGATTATAAATTACAAACTAATACTGTTCAAAACTTAAATAATGTTTCGGCTATCGTTGCAGGAGAACATCATTCATGCGCTATTTCAGATAATAACTCTTCTGTTTACTGTTGGGGAGACAATAGTAAAGGACAGCTCGGAAATGATGATATAACGATTGACCAATCCAATATACCATTAAAAGTTATTGGTCTACCTAAGCAAAAAATAATAGATATTGCCGCATCTGACAAAGTAACATGTGTTCTTTTAGAAAATGATGATGTTTTTTGCTGGGGAAATAACAATGCTCCAGTAGATAATTTAGGTGACTTTTTAGGCATTAAAAACCCACCAAGTTTCTCAAATAAAGCAATCAAAATTCTTAATAGAAATGATCTTTAA